The following are encoded together in the Candidatus Palauibacter polyketidifaciens genome:
- a CDS encoding helix-turn-helix transcriptional regulator codes for MADETLTSRALRIELGRRLAKLRLARNVTQRTLAEDAGIGLRTLRRIEAGQSCGVDSLLRVAIALDLGEGLLNAVPPREVRPIERVDSGGKERQRARPRKGASPDDPWSWAEDPND; via the coding sequence ATGGCGGACGAAACTCTGACTTCCCGGGCGCTGCGGATCGAACTGGGGCGTCGCCTTGCGAAGCTGCGCCTTGCGAGAAACGTGACACAGCGGACGCTGGCCGAAGATGCCGGAATAGGACTGCGTACGCTTCGCCGTATCGAGGCCGGACAGTCGTGCGGTGTGGACAGCCTGCTGCGCGTCGCGATTGCGCTTGACTTGGGGGAGGGTCTGCTGAACGCGGTGCCGCCGCGGGAGGTTCGACCCATCGAACGCGTGGACTCGGGCGGCAAGGAACGGCAGCGCGCGCGCCCTCGGAAGGGTGCGTCGCCCGACGATCCCTGGTCGTGGGCCGAAGATCCGAATGACTGA
- a CDS encoding UvrD-helicase domain-containing protein, translating to MAEIRWTPEQVRAIRSEDDTLLVANAGTGKTTTVVGKIMWRLGLPFGVNGETGEPLAPPAVSCRLDEIAAITFTEKAAYDLKRQLRKRIEASPRADDLRWDIDRASVGTIHSFCGELLREHALRLGIDPTFEILDEDEAWAEQDDLIKALLLERLDEEDPAAQRLLRRWKLTGWQHSKGAIDHVRDVLRDLRWREQRYTKWLRGDPPPETGDTLDLFPHEGPGLDLPVLRTLCRESEASDEEALAICADLVELGLEARARWDAWLEEENRRDFDSLVLGAADLLAGPAGEAALAAIRDRYRILIIDEFQDTDFTQRDIAFAIGRGVDRPQLFLVGDPKQSIYRFRGADISVWNAVADDFAESGEILDLPRNFRSAPPIVDFVNVVGRVSMDETGRALAEEELPSRIDYAELVAGVPDHAQTGVEWVRAQGNNVAERREAEAVRIACRILASVGRDEVRDPDSGELRPLAFRDIAVLYRARTGIEHVETTLKRYGIPYFVSGMAHLGERQEILDVLNALRLLQNERDDVRAFGYLRSPFVGLRDETIARMHLLQRSGPLLRRAKRWLAEGEWPEAPDHPELTDIERGALAQGLSVLDGLRQLAPRLALDEIIEELLERTGYRLHVLLMEGAEEVLANLQSLIHFAESHRASDLSTFFEVWDRSTNREIGLPQAPLYSKEDDVVTLSTVHQAKGLEWPLVFLIRVERKLWTPRTNEYWSDPELGPLFCLKASDRGARGHRILRREELEATAEEARLLYVAATRARDRLVLAGPKEGKGYDRWLVEGEAPERGDPAARAAPETSRPPTLAWLDGYEVAEPPALIQPLPEPPLRWTRSATELMLLEEDPEEWERRYRHGALAPWHFAPETSAQETGLPALVRGQIIHGVLERLEAEAEIARVVEETIGSLDEPELEAMLRPGSEYREQLEDEIRRVAASEEWAWYTEGDLGRDYWKELTFTHLVGARDWRFGAFDLYRRLRGSGAAPDHGTPPSFLAGALGLKEGLDALVIDFKTHDITAPQAPHAARSYRIQADVYRAAASSMAGRVAVGLHFTHANALVPMRKKPDPT from the coding sequence GTGGCTGAGATCCGGTGGACGCCCGAGCAGGTGCGGGCGATTCGGTCGGAGGACGACACGTTGCTCGTTGCGAACGCGGGCACGGGAAAGACGACGACCGTCGTGGGCAAGATCATGTGGCGGCTGGGCCTTCCGTTCGGCGTGAATGGGGAGACGGGAGAACCGCTCGCGCCGCCGGCCGTCTCCTGCCGGCTGGATGAGATCGCCGCGATCACGTTCACGGAGAAGGCGGCCTACGACCTCAAGCGACAGCTTCGCAAGCGCATCGAGGCATCCCCGCGTGCGGACGACCTTCGCTGGGACATCGACCGCGCCTCGGTCGGCACAATCCATTCCTTCTGTGGCGAATTGCTGCGCGAACACGCCCTGCGGCTCGGGATCGACCCCACCTTCGAGATCCTCGATGAGGACGAGGCGTGGGCGGAACAGGACGACCTGATCAAGGCGCTCCTGCTCGAGCGGCTGGACGAGGAAGACCCCGCCGCGCAGAGGCTCCTGCGACGCTGGAAGCTCACCGGGTGGCAGCACTCCAAGGGGGCGATCGACCACGTACGGGACGTACTGCGTGACCTCCGCTGGCGGGAACAACGATACACAAAGTGGCTCCGCGGCGACCCGCCGCCGGAGACCGGCGACACGCTCGACCTGTTCCCGCACGAAGGCCCCGGCCTCGACCTGCCCGTGCTGAGGACCCTGTGCAGGGAGAGTGAGGCCAGCGACGAGGAAGCGCTCGCGATCTGCGCGGACCTCGTCGAACTGGGCCTCGAGGCCCGCGCGCGCTGGGACGCATGGCTGGAGGAAGAGAACCGGCGCGATTTCGACAGCCTGGTGCTCGGCGCGGCCGACCTCCTGGCCGGCCCCGCGGGCGAGGCCGCGCTCGCCGCGATCCGCGACCGCTACCGGATCCTCATCATCGACGAGTTTCAGGACACCGACTTCACGCAGCGCGACATCGCCTTCGCGATCGGGCGCGGCGTGGATCGCCCGCAGCTCTTCCTCGTCGGCGACCCGAAGCAGAGCATCTATCGCTTCCGCGGCGCGGATATCTCGGTCTGGAACGCGGTCGCCGACGATTTCGCCGAGAGCGGCGAGATCCTCGACCTCCCGAGGAACTTCCGCAGCGCTCCACCGATCGTCGACTTCGTGAACGTCGTCGGCCGCGTCTCGATGGACGAGACGGGCCGCGCGCTCGCGGAGGAAGAGCTCCCGAGCCGGATCGACTACGCCGAGCTCGTGGCCGGCGTGCCCGACCATGCGCAGACCGGCGTCGAGTGGGTCCGCGCCCAGGGGAACAACGTCGCCGAACGCCGGGAAGCCGAGGCCGTTCGCATCGCGTGCCGGATCCTCGCCTCGGTGGGCCGCGACGAGGTCCGCGACCCCGACAGCGGCGAGCTTCGCCCGCTCGCGTTCCGCGACATCGCCGTCCTCTACCGCGCCCGCACCGGTATCGAGCATGTCGAGACGACGCTCAAGCGCTATGGCATCCCCTACTTCGTTTCCGGGATGGCGCACCTCGGCGAGCGCCAGGAGATCCTCGATGTCCTCAACGCGCTGCGTCTGCTTCAGAACGAGCGCGATGACGTACGGGCCTTCGGCTACCTGCGCTCGCCCTTCGTGGGTCTCCGGGATGAGACGATCGCCCGCATGCACCTGCTCCAGCGGTCCGGGCCGCTGCTCCGCCGCGCGAAGCGGTGGCTCGCGGAAGGGGAGTGGCCCGAAGCTCCGGACCATCCGGAGCTGACCGACATTGAGCGGGGCGCGCTGGCGCAGGGCCTCTCGGTGCTCGACGGCCTGCGGCAGCTCGCGCCGCGGCTCGCGCTGGACGAGATCATCGAGGAGTTGCTGGAGCGGACCGGATATCGTCTCCACGTCCTGCTCATGGAGGGCGCGGAGGAGGTTCTCGCGAACCTGCAGAGCCTCATCCACTTCGCGGAATCCCATCGCGCCAGCGACCTCTCCACCTTCTTCGAAGTGTGGGATCGATCAACGAACCGGGAAATCGGACTTCCGCAGGCCCCGCTGTACTCGAAGGAAGACGATGTCGTCACGCTCTCGACGGTCCACCAGGCGAAGGGGCTGGAGTGGCCGCTCGTCTTCCTGATCCGCGTCGAGCGGAAGCTCTGGACCCCCCGTACGAACGAGTACTGGTCCGATCCCGAACTCGGACCCCTGTTCTGCCTCAAGGCGTCCGACCGGGGGGCGCGGGGCCATCGCATCCTGCGTCGCGAGGAACTCGAAGCGACGGCGGAGGAAGCCCGCCTCCTGTACGTGGCCGCGACGCGGGCCCGGGACCGGCTCGTCCTTGCGGGACCGAAGGAGGGCAAGGGCTACGACCGCTGGCTCGTCGAGGGGGAGGCTCCCGAGCGGGGTGATCCGGCCGCGCGCGCCGCCCCGGAGACGAGCCGACCCCCGACGCTCGCGTGGCTGGACGGATACGAGGTCGCCGAGCCCCCGGCGCTGATCCAGCCGCTCCCCGAGCCGCCGTTGCGCTGGACCCGCTCGGCGACCGAACTCATGCTCCTGGAAGAAGATCCGGAAGAATGGGAGCGCCGGTACAGGCACGGCGCCCTCGCCCCATGGCACTTCGCGCCCGAAACCTCGGCGCAGGAGACGGGACTCCCGGCCCTGGTCCGGGGCCAGATCATCCACGGCGTGCTGGAGCGGCTGGAGGCGGAGGCCGAGATCGCGCGCGTCGTCGAAGAGACCATCGGTTCGCTGGACGAGCCCGAACTCGAGGCCATGCTTCGCCCGGGGAGCGAATACCGCGAGCAACTGGAGGATGAGATCCGCCGCGTGGCGGCGAGCGAGGAGTGGGCCTGGTACACGGAGGGCGACCTCGGACGCGACTACTGGAAGGAACTCACCTTCACCCACCTCGTGGGAGCGCGGGATTGGCGGTTCGGCGCCTTCGACCTGTACCGGCGCCTCCGCGGCTCCGGCGCCGCCCCGGACCACGGCACCCCGCCCTCCTTCCTGGCCGGAGCCCTCGGCCTGAAGGAGGGACTGGACGCCCTCGTCATCGATTTCAAGACGCACGACATCACGGCGCCCCAGGCACCGCACGCGGCGCGCAGCTACCGGATCCAGGCCGACGTGTACCGGGCGGCCGCCTCGAGCATGGCCGGCCGGGTCGCCGTCGGCCTGCACTTCACCCACGCCAACGCGCTCGTCCCCATGCGCAAGAAGCCGGATCCGACCTGA
- a CDS encoding NCS2 family permease, producing MTGKLERWFRLSERGSDVRTEVTAGVTTFLTMVYIAFVNPSILSEAGMPFGPVFVATCLAAAFATLVMGLYANYPIALAPGMGLNAFFTYGVVLGMGYPWEVALGAVFLSGTLFVTLSVLPVRRWIIDAIPRGQKMAISAGIGLFLGVIALRNAGIIEGSPATLVTVGELTSAPAMLALLGFCAIAALSARRIPGAAILGMLGVTALGLILGVSEWHGWVSLPPDPTPTLLALDIGAALQLGMIAVIFTFLIVDLFDTAGTLIGVAHQADLLDEDGRLPRIQRALMADSTGTVAGTLLGTSSVTSYIESAAGVSAGGRTGLTAVVVAGLFLVCLFLAPLAESVPSFATAAAILYVACLMARALKDVEWDDITESAAAVVTAIAIPLTYSIADGIGLGFITYVAIKILAGRWRECPPMLVLVALVFAAKFIWL from the coding sequence ATGACCGGGAAGCTGGAACGCTGGTTCAGGCTGTCAGAGCGCGGCTCCGACGTGCGGACGGAGGTGACCGCCGGGGTCACGACCTTCCTGACGATGGTCTACATCGCCTTCGTCAATCCGTCGATCCTCTCCGAGGCCGGCATGCCGTTCGGCCCCGTGTTCGTCGCGACCTGTCTCGCGGCGGCCTTCGCGACGCTCGTGATGGGGCTGTACGCGAACTATCCGATCGCCCTGGCGCCCGGGATGGGGCTGAACGCCTTCTTCACCTACGGCGTCGTACTCGGAATGGGGTACCCTTGGGAGGTCGCGCTCGGGGCTGTATTCCTGTCCGGGACGCTGTTCGTCACGCTGAGCGTGCTCCCGGTTCGGCGCTGGATCATCGACGCGATCCCGCGGGGCCAGAAAATGGCGATCTCGGCCGGCATCGGTCTCTTCCTCGGCGTGATTGCACTGCGGAACGCGGGCATCATCGAGGGAAGTCCGGCCACGCTCGTCACCGTGGGAGAACTGACGTCGGCGCCGGCCATGCTCGCCCTGCTCGGCTTCTGTGCGATCGCGGCGCTCTCCGCGCGGCGGATCCCGGGCGCGGCGATCCTCGGGATGCTCGGCGTGACGGCGCTTGGCCTGATTCTGGGCGTTTCGGAGTGGCACGGGTGGGTGTCCCTGCCCCCGGATCCGACCCCCACGCTGCTCGCGCTGGACATCGGCGCCGCGCTGCAACTGGGCATGATCGCGGTGATCTTCACCTTCCTCATCGTCGACCTCTTCGACACCGCCGGCACGCTGATCGGCGTCGCGCACCAGGCGGACCTCCTCGATGAGGATGGGAGACTGCCGCGCATCCAGCGCGCGCTGATGGCCGACTCGACCGGGACCGTGGCGGGGACGCTGCTCGGGACCTCGTCGGTCACCAGCTACATCGAGAGCGCCGCTGGCGTGAGCGCGGGCGGCCGCACCGGTCTGACCGCCGTCGTCGTGGCCGGCCTCTTCCTCGTCTGTCTGTTCCTCGCGCCGCTCGCCGAATCCGTCCCGTCCTTCGCGACCGCGGCGGCGATTCTCTACGTCGCCTGTCTCATGGCCCGCGCGTTGAAGGATGTGGAGTGGGACGACATCACCGAGTCCGCGGCGGCCGTCGTAACCGCGATCGCCATCCCCCTCACGTACTCTATCGCCGACGGAATCGGACTCGGCTTCATCACGTACGTCGCGATCAAGATCCTGGCCGGCCGCTGGCGCGAGTGTCCGCCGATGCTGGTCCTGGTGGCGCTGGTGTTCGCCGCAAAATTCATCTGGCTGTAA
- a CDS encoding Xaa-Pro peptidase family protein yields MNASPAPRVTNRRPGRCLLAGSLLAAAAAATGDIGRLSAQTPEQRYSDWVRPGFRPQEYEFRRNRILDGLRATGGGLLLVPSSDGITHGETFRQLEDFWYLTGLEVPQSMLVLDARRDASILFMPQRDPRFENPGRPNDFPGRPLLDDYRIRGIGGADDYRDIAELGGFLRERAEAGEVLRVNAGAPGEVPDPVVPVVGSLDPMASLIRRLRDDHPDARLVNAFEIVARLRMVKSPAEIMRMRRAADATMAGIRAAAALVRPGVDERTLQGEFERACRQAGAQSIPFTPIIKSGPNSLWPWRVLAAHYDRRNRRLEDGDLVIFDVGCELNGYVSDVGRTFPANGAFTDVQREKLLVSTRAAEAVIAAIRPGVTLRELTDVAYDAIPDEEEPYMQTPSFFGHHIGLSTGDPALLDEPLAPGMVFTVEPWYYNHDIGVSVFVEEVVLVTEDGAEVLTDALPRDPDALEALVP; encoded by the coding sequence GTGAACGCCAGCCCCGCCCCTCGCGTGACGAACCGGCGGCCTGGACGCTGCCTGCTCGCGGGTTCTTTGCTTGCCGCCGCGGCTGCGGCCACGGGAGACATCGGCCGGCTCTCGGCGCAAACGCCGGAGCAGCGCTACTCGGACTGGGTCCGCCCGGGCTTCCGCCCGCAGGAATACGAGTTTCGCCGCAACCGGATCCTCGACGGCCTGCGCGCCACCGGAGGCGGCCTCCTGCTCGTTCCCTCCTCGGACGGGATCACGCACGGCGAGACCTTCCGGCAACTCGAGGACTTCTGGTACCTGACGGGACTGGAAGTCCCACAATCGATGCTCGTCCTCGATGCGCGACGCGACGCTTCAATTCTATTCATGCCGCAGCGCGACCCGCGCTTCGAGAACCCGGGCCGGCCCAACGATTTTCCGGGCCGGCCGCTGCTGGACGACTACCGGATCCGCGGCATCGGCGGCGCCGACGACTACCGCGACATCGCCGAACTCGGCGGCTTTCTCCGCGAACGCGCGGAAGCGGGGGAGGTGCTTCGGGTCAACGCGGGCGCCCCGGGTGAGGTCCCCGACCCGGTCGTCCCCGTCGTCGGGAGTCTCGACCCCATGGCTTCCCTGATCCGGCGACTTCGGGACGACCATCCGGACGCGCGCCTGGTGAACGCCTTCGAGATCGTCGCCCGCCTGCGCATGGTAAAGTCGCCCGCCGAGATCATGCGCATGCGCCGCGCGGCGGACGCCACCATGGCCGGAATCCGGGCCGCTGCCGCCCTCGTTCGGCCGGGGGTCGACGAGCGCACGCTGCAGGGTGAGTTCGAGCGCGCCTGCCGACAGGCGGGCGCCCAGTCCATCCCCTTCACGCCCATCATCAAGTCGGGTCCGAACAGCCTCTGGCCGTGGCGTGTTCTCGCGGCCCACTATGACCGACGCAACCGGCGGCTGGAGGATGGCGACCTCGTCATCTTCGATGTCGGGTGCGAACTGAACGGATACGTGAGCGACGTGGGACGGACCTTCCCGGCGAACGGGGCGTTCACCGACGTCCAGCGGGAGAAGCTCCTCGTGAGCACGCGGGCCGCGGAGGCCGTAATCGCAGCCATCCGTCCGGGCGTCACCCTGCGCGAACTCACGGACGTGGCCTACGATGCGATCCCCGACGAGGAGGAGCCGTACATGCAGACGCCCTCCTTCTTCGGCCACCACATCGGGCTTTCGACGGGAGATCCCGCACTTCTCGACGAACCGCTCGCGCCCGGAATGGTCTTCACCGTCGAGCCGTGGTACTACAACCACGACATCGGCGTCTCGGTGTTCGTGGAAGAGGTCGTCCTCGTCACCGAGGATGGTGCCGAGGTCCTCACCGACGCCCTCCCCCGCGACCCGGACGCCCTGGAGGCGCTCGTCCCCTGA
- a CDS encoding DUF1684 domain-containing protein, protein MRTVRRSTGTGWKAVIGLAVALLCAATVGCTRTGWPDPQPVESEVLAAEHEEWREGRRRSLANPNAGVISWDGLFELREGANAFGSDPASSIVLPGEDAPPLAGTLYLEDGAVRLVPEAGSGLHLREPVSGAAGDAVTEPMPLPDDRSEGTIRLGLGSLGMRVHAEPGTERLWLRVWDTDAPRLAAFELPEYFPITNEWRVTARFEPYAEPRTVTLGDVRGGTLENTAPGDLVFRVNDAEHRLMAFAGASSRSYFISLWDSTAVTDTYQAGRYMRAPFPDDDGWTTIDFNRAYNAPCAFTPYSVCSLPPRENYLRFAVTAGEKRP, encoded by the coding sequence ATGAGAACGGTGCGGAGGTCGACCGGTACCGGCTGGAAGGCAGTCATCGGATTGGCGGTGGCGCTGCTTTGCGCCGCCACGGTTGGCTGCACCCGCACCGGGTGGCCGGATCCGCAGCCGGTGGAGTCCGAGGTGCTGGCGGCCGAGCATGAGGAGTGGCGCGAGGGGCGGCGGCGCAGCCTCGCGAACCCCAACGCGGGCGTCATCAGTTGGGACGGGCTCTTCGAACTGCGCGAAGGCGCGAATGCCTTCGGGTCCGATCCGGCGTCGTCCATCGTCCTGCCGGGGGAGGACGCGCCGCCCCTGGCCGGAACGCTGTACCTCGAGGATGGGGCCGTGCGGCTCGTCCCCGAAGCCGGGAGCGGTCTGCATCTGAGAGAGCCGGTTTCCGGCGCGGCCGGCGACGCCGTCACGGAACCGATGCCGCTGCCGGACGACCGGAGCGAGGGGACGATCCGCCTGGGGCTGGGGTCGCTCGGGATGCGGGTCCACGCGGAGCCGGGAACCGAGAGGCTGTGGCTCCGGGTCTGGGATACGGACGCCCCGCGCCTCGCTGCCTTCGAGCTTCCCGAGTACTTCCCGATCACGAACGAATGGCGCGTGACGGCACGGTTCGAACCCTATGCGGAGCCGCGCACGGTCACGCTGGGGGATGTGCGGGGCGGTACGCTCGAGAACACGGCGCCGGGGGACCTTGTCTTCCGCGTGAACGACGCCGAACACCGCCTCATGGCCTTCGCCGGCGCGTCGAGCCGCTCCTACTTCATCAGCCTGTGGGACTCGACCGCGGTAACCGACACCTACCAGGCGGGCCGCTACATGCGCGCGCCCTTCCCGGACGACGACGGCTGGACGACGATCGACTTCAACCGGGCCTACAATGCCCCGTGCGCCTTCACGCCCTACTCGGTGTGCAGCCTCCCACCGCGCGAGAACTACCTCCGCTTCGCCGTCACCGCCGGAGAAAAGCGGCCGTAA
- a CDS encoding type II toxin-antitoxin system HipA family toxin, which produces MTDASVNLWGRRIGAVSWDAGRQVGVFQYDPAFLSAGIEVSPMAMPVRETPYAFPALGEAFRGLPGLLADALPDRFGHRLIDVWLAETGRRPEEFSPVDRLCYIGGRGLGALEFEPALRSGDGGEVEIAQLVDLANRVLDERGRLSGRLDGEDDGGALQDILSVGTSAGGARAKAVLAWNPATGEFRSGQVDAEVGFENWILKFDGVSNNRDRELADPLGYGRIEYAYHLMAREAGIEMAECRLHHEGDRSHFMTRRFDRDAKGRKIHMQSLAALRHFDYNLPGAYAYEQAVETIRRLGLGMAVVEEQYRRAVFNVIARNQDDHVKNIAFLMSRSGMWRLSPAYDIAYAYNPQGRWTGRHQMSMAGKRDGFERADLLKFAETSGLRIPTAGRVVDQVLAAVGSWPRFASQAGVEERDAGRIAKTHRPDLR; this is translated from the coding sequence ATGACTGACGCCAGCGTGAACCTGTGGGGTCGCCGAATCGGCGCGGTGTCCTGGGATGCGGGGCGGCAAGTCGGCGTGTTCCAGTACGATCCCGCCTTCCTGTCGGCCGGCATCGAGGTCTCTCCGATGGCGATGCCCGTGCGGGAGACTCCGTATGCCTTCCCGGCACTCGGGGAGGCGTTCAGGGGATTGCCCGGCCTGCTCGCGGATGCGTTGCCGGACCGTTTCGGCCACCGGCTGATCGATGTCTGGCTGGCGGAGACCGGGCGCCGCCCCGAGGAGTTCAGTCCAGTGGACCGCCTTTGCTACATCGGCGGGCGCGGCCTCGGGGCGCTGGAGTTCGAACCGGCGCTGCGTAGCGGCGACGGGGGCGAGGTTGAGATCGCCCAACTCGTCGATCTCGCCAATCGGGTTCTCGACGAACGGGGACGGCTGTCGGGCAGGCTCGATGGCGAAGACGATGGCGGAGCGCTCCAGGACATCCTCAGCGTGGGAACCTCCGCGGGCGGCGCACGGGCGAAAGCGGTGCTTGCGTGGAATCCGGCTACGGGCGAGTTCCGGTCCGGTCAGGTCGACGCGGAGGTCGGCTTCGAGAACTGGATCCTCAAGTTCGACGGCGTCTCCAACAACCGGGACCGGGAACTGGCCGACCCGCTCGGTTACGGGCGGATCGAGTACGCGTATCACCTGATGGCGCGCGAAGCCGGGATCGAGATGGCGGAGTGCCGTCTGCATCATGAAGGCGACCGGAGCCACTTCATGACGCGGCGGTTCGATCGCGACGCGAAGGGACGGAAGATCCACATGCAGTCGCTCGCGGCGCTGCGCCACTTCGACTACAACCTGCCGGGCGCGTATGCCTACGAGCAGGCGGTGGAGACGATCCGGAGGCTTGGGCTCGGCATGGCGGTCGTCGAGGAGCAGTACCGCCGGGCGGTGTTCAACGTCATCGCGCGGAATCAGGACGATCACGTGAAGAACATCGCGTTCCTGATGAGCCGCAGCGGGATGTGGCGACTGTCGCCGGCGTATGACATCGCGTACGCCTACAACCCGCAGGGGAGATGGACAGGCCGGCACCAGATGAGCATGGCCGGCAAGCGCGACGGTTTCGAACGCGCCGACCTGCTGAAGTTCGCGGAGACTTCCGGACTCAGGATTCCGACGGCGGGCCGCGTCGTCGACCAAGTACTAGCCGCGGTCGGGAGTTGGCCGCGTTTCGCATCCCAAGCGGGCGTCGAGGAAAGGGATGCCGGGCGGATCGCGAAGACGCATCGCCCCGACCTGAGGTGA
- a CDS encoding Fic family protein — MRNNLPGTNRFCPLVRRTPELERYSDMRLGEQAQDVVGHTQPDIIRRAASFLLLEDSQASFQIEGEHPTPARGLRWGQAIGEAGQRDLEVDELERLQELVIGDSRFVELGLRTEGGWIGERNRATGDPIPEHISARPDDLADLMRGVVEYGRRTEQAAVDPVVSAAVVSFGFVYIHPFEDGNGRLHRWLIHHVLARAGYNPPHVVFPVSVPMLRRISEYREVLRSYSSQVLPLIEWRATRRHNVEVLNETGDFYRFFDATAHAEFLYGCVEETVTRDLPEEVEYLERYDEFSRRVQEEVADMPDRTIDLLSRFLRQNRGTLSERARTGEFERLTADEAERVEALYASCFSAEVS, encoded by the coding sequence GTGCGCAACAACCTGCCCGGCACGAACCGGTTCTGTCCGCTCGTCCGGCGGACTCCCGAGCTTGAACGCTATTCGGACATGCGCCTCGGCGAGCAGGCTCAAGATGTCGTTGGTCATACTCAGCCGGATATCATTCGCCGCGCCGCGTCGTTTCTACTCCTCGAGGACAGCCAGGCATCGTTTCAGATCGAAGGCGAGCATCCGACGCCGGCCCGTGGGCTCCGTTGGGGCCAGGCGATCGGCGAGGCCGGCCAGCGAGACCTTGAGGTCGATGAACTGGAGCGCCTTCAGGAACTCGTGATCGGGGACTCGAGATTCGTCGAGCTCGGGCTCCGGACCGAGGGCGGGTGGATCGGCGAGCGCAACCGGGCGACGGGTGATCCGATTCCGGAACATATCAGTGCACGTCCGGATGACCTGGCCGATCTCATGCGAGGAGTGGTCGAGTATGGCCGACGGACGGAACAGGCGGCCGTCGATCCGGTCGTATCGGCGGCCGTTGTGTCGTTCGGGTTCGTATACATCCATCCCTTCGAAGATGGGAACGGCCGCCTTCACCGCTGGCTGATTCATCACGTCTTGGCACGTGCCGGATATAACCCGCCTCATGTCGTGTTCCCCGTGAGCGTCCCCATGCTGAGGCGGATCTCGGAGTACCGTGAGGTGCTTCGCAGCTACTCCTCGCAGGTGCTGCCCCTGATCGAATGGCGCGCGACGAGACGACACAACGTCGAGGTCCTGAACGAGACGGGCGACTTCTACCGGTTCTTCGACGCCACGGCCCACGCGGAGTTTCTGTATGGCTGCGTCGAGGAGACGGTGACACGGGATCTCCCCGAAGAAGTCGAATACCTGGAGCGGTACGACGAGTTCTCGCGGCGCGTCCAGGAGGAAGTGGCGGACATGCCGGACCGGACGATCGACCTGCTGTCCAGGTTCCTGCGGCAGAATCGCGGCACGCTGTCGGAGCGGGCGCGCACCGGCGAGTTCGAGCGACTTACTGCGGATGAGGCGGAGCGGGTCGAGGCGCTCTATGCGAGTTGCTTTTCCGCAGAGGTCTCTTGA